CGCCGATGCCGATGATCGGGATCGCGGGGACCGCGCGGTGCACCTCGTAGATCAGCCGGACCGCGAGGGGGCGGATCGCCGGGCCGGACATCCCGCCCATCACGGCGCCGAGCCTCGGCCGCCGCGTCTCGACGTCGATGGACATGCCGCGGATCGTGTTGATCATCGAGAGGACGTCCGCGCCGGCGCCCGCGACCGCGGCCGCGACCGCCGGGAGGTCGGCCGCCTCGGGGGAGAGCTTCACGATCACGGGCAGGGAGGTCGCCTCGCGCACCGCGCGCGTCACCTCGGCGGCGGACTCCGGCCGAATTCCGAAGTGGATGCCGCCGGCCTTGACGTTCGGGCACGAGATGTTCACCTCGAGCGCCGCTACCCCTGGCACCGCGTCGAACCGCCGCGCCAGCTCCGCGAACTCCTCCGGCGACGTTCCGTAGGTGTTGACGATGACCGTCGCGCCGAGCGCGCGCAGGCGCGGCATCATCCTCTCCACGAACGCGTCGTAGCCGATGTTCGCGAGGCCTATCGAGTTGAGCATGCCCGCCGGGGTCTCGCAGACGCGCGGCGGCGGGTTCCCCATGCGGGGCGCCAGGGAGATCCCCTTGACGGAGATGCCGCCGAGTCGCGAGATGTCCATGAGCTCGGCGTACTCGACGCCGTAGCCGAACGTCCCGGAGGCCGCGATCACCGGGTTCTCGAGCGCGAGCCGGCCGAGCGAGACCGCGAGGGCGCCGCTCATCGCGCACCCCCTTCGCCGAAGATCTCGGCCGACTCGAACACCGGCCCGTCGCTGCAGACGTACTTGTAGTCGCCGCGCGCGGCGAGCACCGCGCACCCCTTGCAGGTCCCCATGCCGCACGCCATGGGCGACTCGAGCGCCACCTGGCACGGCGCGCCGCAGGCGACCGCGAGCCGCGCCACCGCCTCGAGCATCGGCTCCGGTCCGCACGCGTAGATCTGCGCGTCCCGACGGGAGGCGAGCAGCCGCTCGAGCGCCGAGGTGACGAACCCGCGCTCGCCCCGCGAGCCGTCCTCGGTCGCCAGCGTGAGCTCCCCGGCCGCCGCGAGCCTGTCCGCGAGGGGCAGATCGCCCGCCGTGCGCGCGCCGTAGAAAATGATCGGGCTCGTGCCGGCCGCGGCGAGCGACTCGGCAAGGAAAGCGATCGGCGCCACGCCGACGCCGCCCGCGACGAGCACCGGCGTGCGATCCGGGGCGGGCCCAAGGAACCCGTGCCCGAGCGGGCCGAGGACCGAGAGCCGATCGCCGGGCGCCAGCGCGCAAAGACGCCGCGTGCCGTCGCCCACCGCCCGCACGAGCACGGCGCCCACCGCGCCGACCTCGACGAGCGAGAACGCGCGGCCGAGCACCGGGTGCGCCCCCCAGGCGCCCCGGACCATCACGAACTGCCCGGGCCTGCCCGCCACCGGCCGCTCGCCCCGGAAGCGCAGGAGCGCCGTGCCGGTCGCGACCTCGACGTTTTCGACGATCTCGGTCTTCAGGTAGTCCATGGTCGCCAACTCTAGGTTGGCGCGGGGCGCTTGACAAGGTCGGGCGTCGGCGTCTCCTTCACGAACAGGAGGGTGCGCCTCGTCCAGTCGACGGCGCAGAGCCCGCCGTTCGGGAGGAACCGGTCCTCGCCGAGGTCCATGGTGAGCGCGCGGATCGCCCCGCCGTGGGTGAACGCGAGGTGGCGCCCGGGGGCGAGCGCGTCGGCGAAGCCCTTCACCCGCGCCTTGAACGTCTCGAGATCCTCGCCTCCCGGCGCGCGGAACGAGACGAAGCCGAGCAGCCCGTCACGGAGCGATGCGTCCACTTCCGACCACGGCCGGTCCTCGATCTCGCCGAAGCACATCTCGCGCAGCCGCGCGTCGGTCCGCGGCGCCCTGCCCAGCGCGAGCTCGGCCGTGGCGATCGCGCGCCGCAGGTCGGAGGACCAGATCCCGTCGAAGGCCTTGCCCGCGAGGAGCGGTTTCAGCGCGCGGGCCTGGTCCTCGCCGTGGGGGGTGAGCGCCACGTCGCTCCAGCCGGACAGGACGTTCGCCGCGTTGGCGGTCGTCTCGCCGTGGCGCACCAGCCAGATTTCGACGGAGCGCTGCATGGCGGTTTTCTGGGGGCTTTCGCCCGTCTTGTCAACCTCCCATTCCTCCCATGACTCCCATTCGATCCCATTGTAGAGTCCCCCCATGAAGCTCAGCCCGTTCGCCATCGCGCTGATCGCGGCGCTGCTCGCCGT
This genomic stretch from Pseudomonadota bacterium harbors:
- a CDS encoding dihydroorotate dehydrogenase, which translates into the protein MSGALAVSLGRLALENPVIAASGTFGYGVEYAELMDISRLGGISVKGISLAPRMGNPPPRVCETPAGMLNSIGLANIGYDAFVERMMPRLRALGATVIVNTYGTSPEEFAELARRFDAVPGVAALEVNISCPNVKAGGIHFGIRPESAAEVTRAVREATSLPVIVKLSPEAADLPAVAAAVAGAGADVLSMINTIRGMSIDVETRRPRLGAVMGGMSGPAIRPLAVRLIYEVHRAVPAIPIIGIG
- a CDS encoding dihydroorotate dehydrogenase electron transfer subunit; protein product: MDYLKTEIVENVEVATGTALLRFRGERPVAGRPGQFVMVRGAWGAHPVLGRAFSLVEVGAVGAVLVRAVGDGTRRLCALAPGDRLSVLGPLGHGFLGPAPDRTPVLVAGGVGVAPIAFLAESLAAAGTSPIIFYGARTAGDLPLADRLAAAGELTLATEDGSRGERGFVTSALERLLASRRDAQIYACGPEPMLEAVARLAVACGAPCQVALESPMACGMGTCKGCAVLAARGDYKYVCSDGPVFESAEIFGEGGAR
- a CDS encoding histidine phosphatase family protein: MQRSVEIWLVRHGETTANAANVLSGWSDVALTPHGEDQARALKPLLAGKAFDGIWSSDLRRAIATAELALGRAPRTDARLREMCFGEIEDRPWSEVDASLRDGLLGFVSFRAPGGEDLETFKARVKGFADALAPGRHLAFTHGGAIRALTMDLGEDRFLPNGGLCAVDWTRRTLLFVKETPTPDLVKRPAPT